In the genome of Dickeya fangzhongdai, one region contains:
- a CDS encoding DUF2501 domain-containing protein — protein MTLIKRAVNIVGVAALITAASYVQAAGWQDSLSSAASQLSQNGASSGNLSGLTGLLNGETQSLSAGSMNNAAGILQYCLKQKLVSATNTENVKNQLLNKLGLSSQQEQQKQTDYVQGLAGLLNTGEGKQVNLSTLGNTPLAEKVKAKACDIVLKQGVKFLS, from the coding sequence ATGACATTAATCAAACGTGCAGTGAACATCGTGGGTGTGGCCGCTCTGATAACGGCAGCGAGTTACGTTCAGGCGGCCGGCTGGCAGGATTCCCTTTCCAGCGCTGCCAGCCAGTTAAGCCAGAACGGCGCTTCATCCGGCAACCTGAGTGGGCTGACCGGCTTGCTTAATGGCGAAACTCAGTCGTTGAGCGCCGGCAGCATGAACAATGCGGCGGGTATCCTGCAATATTGCCTGAAACAGAAGCTGGTTTCGGCGACAAACACCGAAAATGTCAAAAACCAGTTGCTGAATAAACTGGGCCTGAGCTCGCAACAGGAGCAGCAGAAACAGACCGATTATGTGCAAGGGTTGGCCGGCCTGCTGAATACGGGGGAGGGGAAACAGGTAAACCTGAGTACGTTGGGCAATACCCCGCTGGCGGAAAAAGTCAAAGCCAAAGCGTGTGATATCGTATTAA